Proteins encoded within one genomic window of Manis pentadactyla isolate mManPen7 chromosome 4, mManPen7.hap1, whole genome shotgun sequence:
- the KIAA1522 gene encoding uncharacterized protein KIAA1522 homolog isoform X4 — protein MIQRKGSTFRPHDSFPKSSGKSGRRRRERRSTVLGLPQHVQKELGLRSEREAPGAPRPHGPRDAVRIPTVDGRLVGLASGSGARVSLQALEAEAEAGAEAEAVLQRHIDRVYWDDTLVGRSTGARPPPVIRPMSLAVPGLTGGAGPPEPLSPAMSISPQATYLSKLIPHAVLPPTVDVVALGRRSLRTLSRGSLLSASPASVRSLGLFSSASSPRPHSRHPSSSSDTWSHSQSSETIVSDGSTLSSKGGSEGRPEGSAASSSVAPPPQGGSGRGSPSGGSTAEASDSVSIRSSGQLSGRSVSLRKLKRPPPPPRRTYSLHQRGSAAPDGPLGLPPKPERKQQPQLPRPPTTGGSERMGAAPRAPDSAGSWVPGLSPGGSRRPPRSPERTLSPSSGYSSQSGTPTLPPKGLAGAPASPGKAQPPKPDRVTSLRSPGASVSSSLTSLCSSSSDPAPSDRPGLQMSATLGDRFVIPPHPKVPAPFSPPPSKPKSSNQAACTPAVVGPVPTTDASPESPPTPQTSVTSARESPIASKDLSPPPSPPPSYHPPPPPTKKPEVVGEAPSAPETAEESLQDPSWPPPPPPAPEEQDLSMADFPPPEEAFFSVAGPEPAGSLEPPGPVRSLAAPPSSATVSSQSQHHGTPDTSPALPAPPPAGSVTGLPPKLPLKETVGCSKGSGAPREDAGAPLVTPSLLQMVRLRSVGAPTVAPTPASGPSAPQKPLRRALSGRASPAPALSSGLHAAVQLKASSLAASEDPVSAQPNGPPETKPWSPQSPASTASFIFSKGTKKQVERPVSPETQADLQRNLVAELRSISEQRPPQAPKKPPKAPPPVARKPSVGVHPLSSPSFLPAETLTAPPTNGLPHAEDRTKGELTENGGVMQLMGPEQQQLGLPGSDLQKELV, from the exons ATGATCCAGCGCAAAG GCTCCACCTTCCGACCCCATGACTCATTTCCCAAATCATCTGGAAAgtcagggcggcggcggcgggaacGGCGGAGCACAGTGCTGGGACTGCCGCAGCATGTGCAGAAGGAACTTG GCCTGCGAAGTGAGCGTGAGGCACCAGGTGCTCCTCGACCTCATGGTCCACGGGATGCTGTACGCATTCCCACAGTGGATGGCCGCCTGGTGGGCCTGGCCTCAGGGTCAGGAGCCCGGGTATCTCTGCAGGCTCTGGAGGCAGAGGCGGAGGCCGGTGCTGAGGCAGAGGCCGTGCTCCAGCGCCACATTGACCGTGTCTACTGGGATGACACCCTTGTTGGCAGGTCCACGGGGGCACGGCCCCCACCAGTGATCCGACCCATGTCCCTAGCGGTGCCTGGACTGACAGGAGGGGCAGGGCCTCCAGAGCCCCTGAGCCCGGCCATGTCCATCTCACCCCAGGCCACCTACTTGTCGAAACTGATCCCGCATGCTGTACTGCCGCCCACAGTGGATGTGGTGGCCCTGGGCCGCCGCAGCCTGCGCACACTGAGCCGCGGCAGCCTGCTGTCGGCCAGCCCGGCCTCTGTCCGCTCGCTGGGCCTCTTCTCCTCGGCTTCTAGCCCACGGCCCCACAGTCGTCATCCGTCCTCCTCCAGTGACACCTGGAGCCACTCTCAGTCCTCTGAGACCATTGTGTCTGACGGCTCCACCCTTTCCTCCAAGGGTGGTTCAGAGGGCCGGCCTGAGGGCTCTGCGGCCAGCAGTAGTGTGGCGCCCCCTCCCCAGGGGGGCAGCGGGAGGGGCTCTCCCAGTGGAGGCAGCACTGCTGAGGCCTCAGACTCTGTCAGCATTCGGAGCAGTGGGCAGTTGTCTGGCCGGAGTGTGTCTCTACGTAAGCTAAAGcggcctcccccacctccccgccGGACCTACTCACTCCATCAGCGGGGCTCAGCAGCACCCGATGGGCCCCTGGGGCTGCCCCCCAAGCCTGAGCGGAAGCAGCAGCCACAGCTGCCTAGGCCGCCCACCACTGGGGGATCAGAAAGGATGGGGGCAGCACCCCGTGCACCCGACTCAGCAGGCAGCTGGGTGCCAGGTTTGTCTCCAGGTGGCTCCCGGCGCCCCCCACGCTCCCCAGAACGGACACTCTCACCCTCCAGTGGATACTCAAGCCAAAGTGGTACCCCTACCCTTCCTCCTAAGGGTCTAGCAGGGGCCCCTGcctccccaggcaaggcccagccTCCTAAACCAGATCGTGTCACTTCCCTTCGATCTCCTGGGGCCTCTGTCTCCTCCTCCCTCACATCTCTGTGTTCCTCCTCTTCGGACCCAGCCCCTTCAGACCGTCCTGGTCTACAGATGTCAGCCACCCTGGGTGACAGGTTTGTCATACCCCCTCACCCTAAGGTGCctgcccccttctccccaccGCCCTCCAAGCCCAAGAGTTCTAACCAAGCTGCCTGTACACCGGCTGTCGTTGGGCCTGTCCCTACCACTGATGCCAGTCCTGAGTCCCCTCCCACTCCCCAGACATCCGTGACCTCAGCACGGGAGTCTCCCATTGCCTCTAAAGACCTGTCAcccccaccatccccacccccatcttatcatccacccccaccacccaccaaGAAGCCAGAGGTGGTTGGGGAGGCCCCATCTGCTCCAGAGACTGCTGAGGAGTCGCTTCAAGATCCCAGCtggcccccaccaccacctcctgcaCCCGAGGAGCAGGACCTGTCCATGGCTGACTTTCCCCCACCCGAGGAGGCCTTTTTCTCTGTGGCTGGCCCTGAGCCTGCAGGCTCTTTAGAGCCCCCAGGGCCTGTCAGGTCTCTGGCTGCTCCGCCCTCCTCAGCTACTGTCTCTTCCCAGAGCCAGCACCATGGCACCCCAGACACTTCTCCAGCTCTGCCAGCCCCACCTCCTGCTGGTTCTGTCACAGGGCTTCCGCCCAAGCTCCCACTAAAGGAAACAGTGGGCTGCAGCAAGGGCAGTGGGGCTCCCAGGGAGGATGCTGGTGCGCCACTAGTCACGCCCTCACTCCTGCAGATGGTTCGGCTCCGCTCTGTGGGTGCGCCCACAGTGGCACCAACCCCAGCTTCAGGGCCATCAGCCCCCCAGAAGCCGCTACGAAGGGCCCTGTCAGGGCGGGCCAGCCCAGCACCTGCCCTCTCCTCAGGGCTTCATGCTGCCGTGCAACTCAAGGCCTCCAGTCTGGCCGCCAGTGAGGACCCCGTGAGTGCCCAGCCCAATGGACCGCCTGAGACAAAGCCATGGTCTCCACAGTCCCCAGCCTCTACGGCTAGCTTCATCTTCTCCAAGGGCACTAAGAAGCAGGTGGAGCGGCCTGTGTCCCCTGAGACCCAGGCTGACCTCCAGCGGAATCTGGTGGCTGAACTTCGGAGCATCTCAGAGCAACGGCCACCCCAGGCCCCAAAGAAGCCACCTAAGGCCCCACCACCTGTGGCCCGCAAGCCCTCTGTGGGAGTCCACCCGCTCTCATCCCCCAGCTTTCTGCCAGCTGAGACCCTTACTGCTCCTCCCACCAACGGGCTCCCTCATGCCGAGGACAGGACTAAGGGGGAGCTGACGGAGAATGGAGGTGTCATGCAGCTGATGGGCccagagcagcagcagctgggcctGCCCGGCTCAG ACCTACAGAAAGAGCTGGTCTGA